The Gadus macrocephalus chromosome 20, ASM3116895v1 genome includes a region encoding these proteins:
- the LOC132448578 gene encoding radixin-like isoform X1 translates to MPKPINVRVTTMDAELEFAIQPNTTGKQLFDQVVKTVGLREVWFFGLQYTDSKSYITWLKLNKKVTQQDVRKENPLQFKFRAKFYPEDVSEELIQEITQKLFFLQVKESILNDENYCPPETAVLLASYSVQTKYGDYNKETHTPGYLGSDRLLPQRVLEQHKLTKEQWEDRIQTWHEEHRGLLRDDSMMEYLKIAQDLEMYGVNYFDIKNKKGTELWLGVDSLGLNIYEHDDKLSPKIGFPWSEIRNISFSDKKFVIKPIDKKAPDFVFYAPRLRINKRVLALCMGNHELYMRRRKPDTIEVQQMKAQAREEKHHKQMERDQLENEKKKREHAEREREKIEREKDELIERLRQIEEQTHRAQKELEQQTLKALQLDQERRRAQEEAGRLEKERHAAEEAKTALTQQAADHMKNQETLAAELAEFTAKIALLEEAKRKKDEEASEWQHKAISAQEDLEKTKAELHTAMMPPAPADEQDEASGEASAELLSEGGGGQRSEEERVTEAQKNQRVKQQLQVLSSELAEARDDTKKTQNDVLHAENVRAGRDKYKTLRQIRQGNTKQRIDEFESM, encoded by the exons GTGGTGAAGACAGTAGGCCTTAGGGAGGTTTGGTTCTTCGGTCTCCAATACACCGACAGCAAGAGTTACATCACCTGGCTCAAACTCAACAAGAAG GTGACCCAGCAGGACGTCAGGAAGGAGAACCCTCTGCAGTTTAAGTTCAGAGCAAAGTTCTACCCTGAGGACGTGTCTGAGGAGCTCATCCAGGAGATTACCCAGAAGCTCTTCTTCCTGCAG gtgaaGGAGTCGATCCTGAACGATGAGAACTACTGTCCCCCAGAGACGGCGGTACTGCTGGCGTCCTACTCCGTCCAGACCAAGTATGGAGACtacaacaaagaaacacacacacctggatacCTGGGCTCAGACCGGCTGCTGCCCCAGag AGTACTGGAGCAACATAAGCTGACTAAGGAGCAGTGGGAGGACAGAATACAGACGTGGCACGAAGAACACCGAGGCTTACTCAG AGACGACTCTATGATGGAGTACCTGAAGATCGCCCAGGACCTGGAGATGTACGGGGTCAACTACTTTGACATCAAGAACAAGAAGGGGACGGAGCTCTGGCTCGGAGTGGACTCCCTAGGGCTCAACATCTATGAGCACGACGACAA GTTGAGTCCCAAGATTGGCTTCCCTTGGAGTGAGATCAGGAACATCTCCTTCAGCGACAAGAAGTTTGTCATCAAACCCATTGACAAGAAGGCtcca GACTTTGTATTCTACGCGCCGCGTCTGCGCATCAACAAGCGCGTGTTGGCGCTGTGCATGGGGAACCACGAGCTGTACATGCGGCGGAGGAAGCCCGACACCATCGAGGTGCAGCAGATGAAGGCCCAGGCCCGCGAGGAGAAGCACCACAAGCAGATGGAGAG AGATCAGCTGGAGAACGAGAAGAAGAAGCGGGAGcatgcggagagagagagggagaagatagagagagagaaggatgaactgatagagagactgagacagatagaggagcagacacacagagctcAGAAAG agctgGAGCAGCAGACCCTCAAAGCCCTCCAGCTGGACCAGGAGCGGAGGAGGGCCCAGGAGGAGGCCGGGCGGCTCGAGAAGGAGAGGCATGCGGCCGAGGAGGCCAAGACCGCGCTGACCCAGCAGGCCGcggaccacatgaagaaccaggagaCCCTG GCTGCTGAGCTGGCAGAGTTTACAGCCAAGATCGCACTGCTGGAGGAAGCCAAGAGGAAGAAGGACGAAGAGGCGTCAGAGTGGCAACACAAA gcCATTTCAGCCCAGGAGGACCTGGAGAAGACGAAGGCGGAGCTTCACACTGCGATGATGCCCCCGGCACCGGCGGACGAGCAGGACGAGGCCAGCGGGGAGGCCAGCGCTGAGCTGCTCAGCGAGGGAGGGGGCGGCCAGCGCAGCGAGGAGGAGCGCGTCACCGAGGCCCAGAAGAACCAGCGCGTCAAGCAGCAGCTACAG GTTCTGAGTTCGGAGCTGGCCGAGGCCCGAGATGACACCAAGAAGACCCAGAATGACGTGCTGCACGCCGAGAACGTGCGAGCCGGGCGGGACAAGTACAAGACCCTGAGACAGATCCGCCAGGGGAACACCAAGCAACGCATCGACGAGTTCGAGTCCATGTGA
- the LOC132448578 gene encoding radixin-like isoform X2, whose amino-acid sequence MDAELEFAIQPNTTGKQLFDQVVKTVGLREVWFFGLQYTDSKSYITWLKLNKKVTQQDVRKENPLQFKFRAKFYPEDVSEELIQEITQKLFFLQVKESILNDENYCPPETAVLLASYSVQTKYGDYNKETHTPGYLGSDRLLPQRVLEQHKLTKEQWEDRIQTWHEEHRGLLRDDSMMEYLKIAQDLEMYGVNYFDIKNKKGTELWLGVDSLGLNIYEHDDKLSPKIGFPWSEIRNISFSDKKFVIKPIDKKAPDFVFYAPRLRINKRVLALCMGNHELYMRRRKPDTIEVQQMKAQAREEKHHKQMERDQLENEKKKREHAEREREKIEREKDELIERLRQIEEQTHRAQKELEQQTLKALQLDQERRRAQEEAGRLEKERHAAEEAKTALTQQAADHMKNQETLAAELAEFTAKIALLEEAKRKKDEEASEWQHKAISAQEDLEKTKAELHTAMMPPAPADEQDEASGEASAELLSEGGGGQRSEEERVTEAQKNQRVKQQLQVLSSELAEARDDTKKTQNDVLHAENVRAGRDKYKTLRQIRQGNTKQRIDEFESM is encoded by the exons GTGGTGAAGACAGTAGGCCTTAGGGAGGTTTGGTTCTTCGGTCTCCAATACACCGACAGCAAGAGTTACATCACCTGGCTCAAACTCAACAAGAAG GTGACCCAGCAGGACGTCAGGAAGGAGAACCCTCTGCAGTTTAAGTTCAGAGCAAAGTTCTACCCTGAGGACGTGTCTGAGGAGCTCATCCAGGAGATTACCCAGAAGCTCTTCTTCCTGCAG gtgaaGGAGTCGATCCTGAACGATGAGAACTACTGTCCCCCAGAGACGGCGGTACTGCTGGCGTCCTACTCCGTCCAGACCAAGTATGGAGACtacaacaaagaaacacacacacctggatacCTGGGCTCAGACCGGCTGCTGCCCCAGag AGTACTGGAGCAACATAAGCTGACTAAGGAGCAGTGGGAGGACAGAATACAGACGTGGCACGAAGAACACCGAGGCTTACTCAG AGACGACTCTATGATGGAGTACCTGAAGATCGCCCAGGACCTGGAGATGTACGGGGTCAACTACTTTGACATCAAGAACAAGAAGGGGACGGAGCTCTGGCTCGGAGTGGACTCCCTAGGGCTCAACATCTATGAGCACGACGACAA GTTGAGTCCCAAGATTGGCTTCCCTTGGAGTGAGATCAGGAACATCTCCTTCAGCGACAAGAAGTTTGTCATCAAACCCATTGACAAGAAGGCtcca GACTTTGTATTCTACGCGCCGCGTCTGCGCATCAACAAGCGCGTGTTGGCGCTGTGCATGGGGAACCACGAGCTGTACATGCGGCGGAGGAAGCCCGACACCATCGAGGTGCAGCAGATGAAGGCCCAGGCCCGCGAGGAGAAGCACCACAAGCAGATGGAGAG AGATCAGCTGGAGAACGAGAAGAAGAAGCGGGAGcatgcggagagagagagggagaagatagagagagagaaggatgaactgatagagagactgagacagatagaggagcagacacacagagctcAGAAAG agctgGAGCAGCAGACCCTCAAAGCCCTCCAGCTGGACCAGGAGCGGAGGAGGGCCCAGGAGGAGGCCGGGCGGCTCGAGAAGGAGAGGCATGCGGCCGAGGAGGCCAAGACCGCGCTGACCCAGCAGGCCGcggaccacatgaagaaccaggagaCCCTG GCTGCTGAGCTGGCAGAGTTTACAGCCAAGATCGCACTGCTGGAGGAAGCCAAGAGGAAGAAGGACGAAGAGGCGTCAGAGTGGCAACACAAA gcCATTTCAGCCCAGGAGGACCTGGAGAAGACGAAGGCGGAGCTTCACACTGCGATGATGCCCCCGGCACCGGCGGACGAGCAGGACGAGGCCAGCGGGGAGGCCAGCGCTGAGCTGCTCAGCGAGGGAGGGGGCGGCCAGCGCAGCGAGGAGGAGCGCGTCACCGAGGCCCAGAAGAACCAGCGCGTCAAGCAGCAGCTACAG GTTCTGAGTTCGGAGCTGGCCGAGGCCCGAGATGACACCAAGAAGACCCAGAATGACGTGCTGCACGCCGAGAACGTGCGAGCCGGGCGGGACAAGTACAAGACCCTGAGACAGATCCGCCAGGGGAACACCAAGCAACGCATCGACGAGTTCGAGTCCATGTGA